TTGAGGACCTGAAGCAGGAGATCCTCAAGGCCTTCGACAGCCTGTAATCAGCCCAGCGCCGCCATCAGCTTCTCGACCTTGAACAGGCTTTCCTGGTATTCCTGTTCAGGGTCGGAGTCGTGCACGATCCCGCCGCCGCCGTGACAAACGATCTCGCCCTCCTGACATTGCAGGGTGCGGATCAGAATCGTCGAATCCAGATGGCCGCGTGCGTCCTGCCAGAAGAAACTGCCACAGTAGAACCCCCGGGGCGCCCCCTCCAGTTCGGCAATGATCTCCATGGCCCGCCGCTTCGGCGCGCCGGTAATGGAGCCGCCGGGAAAACAGGCCAGCAGAGCAGCCAGGGGTGAGATGTCCTCGCGCAAGCGGCCATGCACGCTGGAGACCAGGTGCTGCACATTGGAAAAACGACGCAGCTCGAACAGCGGCGACGCGTGGATACTGCCTGTCTCGGCCACCTGACCCAGATCGTTGCGCAGCAGGTCCACGATCATCAGATTCTCGGCACGGTCCTTCAGGCTCTGTTGCAGCTGCTCACCCAACTGCTGGTCTTCCCCGGGCGTCTGGCCCCGGGGGCGGCTGCCCTTGATGGGCTCGGTGAGCAGGGTGCGGCCGCGAATGCGAAGAAAGCGCTCCGGTGACACGCCGAAGACTTGCATGTCACCGCAATCCATATAGCTGGCATGCGGCGCGGGGTGGGCAGCCAGTAACTGCTGCCAGCCTGCCCAGGGGCTGCCCTGGTAGCGGCCGACAAAGCGCTGGGCCAGATTCACCTGGTAGCAGTCGCCCGCGCGCAGGTAATCCTGCACGCGGGCGATGGCGGCCGCGTAGTCGCTGGCCTGCCAGTCGGGCTGGAAGGGGCGGGTCATGTGAAAGCGCGCGGCATCCCGGGGCAAGGCCGGAGCGAGTGCCGGCAGGCGTGTCAGCGCCTCCGCCTCATAAAGGTGCAGCACGGCCACCGGCGCAGCACTGCGTCGGACACTGGCCGCACCATGGAAAGCGGCGCCGGCATCGTAAGCCAGCATCCCGGTCAACAGGCGGCCGCTGTCACGGCCGCCGAGCGCCTCCGTGGCCTCGCGGGCCAGCGCAGACAGCGCGGTGCTGTCAGGGGCGTCCACCCTCCAGCGCCGGGAGGGCGTTGTGCAGACACACCAGTCGCGGCCGTCATGGAAGGCAGCGCTGGG
This region of Isoalcanivorax indicus genomic DNA includes:
- the pabB gene encoding aminodeoxychorismate synthase component I gives rise to the protein MPDLPAQPSAAFHDGRDWCVCTTPSRRWRVDAPDSTALSALAREATEALGGRDSGRLLTGMLAYDAGAAFHGAASVRRSAAPVAVLHLYEAEALTRLPALAPALPRDAARFHMTRPFQPDWQASDYAAAIARVQDYLRAGDCYQVNLAQRFVGRYQGSPWAGWQQLLAAHPAPHASYMDCGDMQVFGVSPERFLRIRGRTLLTEPIKGSRPRGQTPGEDQQLGEQLQQSLKDRAENLMIVDLLRNDLGQVAETGSIHASPLFELRRFSNVQHLVSSVHGRLREDISPLAALLACFPGGSITGAPKRRAMEIIAELEGAPRGFYCGSFFWQDARGHLDSTILIRTLQCQEGEIVCHGGGGIVHDSDPEQEYQESLFKVEKLMAALG